The following are from one region of the Salvia splendens isolate huo1 chromosome 2, SspV2, whole genome shotgun sequence genome:
- the LOC121781998 gene encoding U3 small nucleolar RNA-associated protein 14 homolog A-like yields the protein MAEKGKGKSRGEITQRRRRDGAEVRGKKRKNLSSSGKRKEEKKRRSGPSLPNALKRELERLNPTVDGEVSDGDDEEIDSDAAVGNDVYEYEEGVAEEETMKNKRYDPVENYEFELPEDFEDWKVPSDDDDDDDDDDDENDDENEDPGRHGRMLEEITGLPADTFGGKKKKDLIISEAYPESEYNPTGDILDGSGRISIQDLLEPLHGKSGFSKLRKDLHRMGKQTVPTLAPVARTDQERIERKAAYEQSKKDITKWEPLVKRNREAPTLFFDEDKELGYSTIGAIASEFTPRTDFEKKMASLVNQSEVVEAHKRDGARLLELNEVSIEDVKERQERLAKMRDLLFRHEMKAKRVKKIKSKTYHRLLKKDKSKAAEASIRMDPEAAKEHAMKIEFKRAEERMTLKHKNSSKWAKRILKRGLDAQDDATKAAFSEQLSQHAALTRKINSIKESSSSDDSSDGDDSDDMSAGSDQEAAEKLIKKAKEKTLQVLEGDDELPISGVLALPFMVRGLKKRKDAADEEAKLALEEYESSLKQLGDTSKSRSSDKEAKGASSGRRVFGAPEKGVNGTTKKEKVNNYYGDSDSESDAEANADDNTLNDQSGKSLKEMDINPSILREEFGFSHDSVFKSFRDAEDPEPKAAYEVAYLSSDTWKKVRKPSNAVKGSEADLNVRKPGIVAQTDKDPESEDDDEDSGSDSEEEMVDGILSSGPKSTYELPSQAELIQRAFAGDDVEEDFIKQKEAVLDEENPEPEKPVLLPGWGQWTGVQKKRGLPSWMLKEHEAAKQKRDESLKRRKDAHLNNVIISEKLGKKAEKLHTKTLPYPYTSKEVFEQSIRMPIGPEFNPVTAIGALNRPEVVKKAGVIIKPIEYEDVSVHERGEGHKRSAPKQGKCNGKNRSRK from the exons ATGGCGGAGAAGGGGAAGGGGAAATCTAGGGGTGAAATTACGCAACGTCGGAGGAGAGACGGAGCGGAGGTTAGGGGCAAAAAGAGGAAGAATCTGAGCTCGAGTGGTAAGCGTAAGGAGGAGAAGAAGCGACGGAGTGGACCTAGTCTGCCGAATGCTTTAAAAAGGGAGCTCGAGCGGCTCAATCCGACGGTCGACGGAGAGGTGTCGGATGGTGATGATGAGGAGATAGATTCCGATGCTGCGGTTGGCAATGACGTTTATGAATATGAAGAAGGTGTTGCTGAAGAGGAGACGATGAAGAATAAGCGGTACGATCCTGTTGAGAATTACGAGTTTGAGCTTCCTGAAGACTTTGAG GATTGGAAGGTTCCatctgatgatgatgatgatgatgatgatgatgatgatgagaatgatgatgagaatgaaGATCCAGGAAGACATGGTCGAATGTTGGAGGAGATTACTGGACTTCCTGCTGACACTTTTGGAG gtaaaaagaaaaaggatttGATCATATCGGAGGCATATCCAGAGTCTGAGTATAATCCCACTGGTGATATTCTTGATGGGAGTGGCCGGATTAGCATTCAAGACCTTCTAGAACCGCTACATGGCAAGTCTGGCTTCAGCAAACTCAGGAAAGACTTGCACCGGATGGGGAAGCAGACTGTTCCGACTCTGGCACCAGTGGCCAGGACTGATCAAGAGAGGATTGAGCGGAAGGCTGCCTATGAACAATCTAAGAAGGACATTACCAAATGGGAGCCCTTAGTCAAGAGGAACAGAGAGGCACCTACGTTGTTTTTTGATGAGGATAAGGAGTTGGGATATTCAACCATAGGAGCAATTGCTTCTGAATTTACACCGAGAACGGATTTTGAGAAGAAAATGGCTTCCTTGGTCAACCAAAGTGAAGTTGTTGAAGCTCACAAAAGGGATGGTGCCAGGCTTCTAGAACTAAACGAG GTATCTATTGAAGATGTAAAGGAAAGGCAGGAACGGCTTGCAAAAATGCGTGATCTTCTTTTTCGTCATGAAATGAAGGCAAAGCGAGTTAAGAAGATAAAGTCCAAAACATATCACCGGCTGCTGAAGAAAGATAAGTCAAAGGCAGCAGAAGCTTCAATCCGAATGGACCCAGAAGCTGCCAAGGAACATGCAATGAAGATAGAGTTCAAAAGGGCTGAG GAACGTATGACCTTGAAGCATAAAAACAGCTCTAAATGGGCTAAGCGAATCTTAAAACGTGGTTTAGATGCCCAAGATGACGCTACTAAAGCAGCCTTTAGTGAGCAACTTAGTCAACATGCCGCTTTGActagaaaaataaattctatCAAAGAAAGCAGCAGTAGTGATGATAGCAGCGACGGTGATGACAGTGATGACATGTCAGCTGGTTCCGACCAGGAAGCTGCAGAAAAGTTGATCAAGAAGGCTAAGGAGAAGACACTTCAAGTGCTAGAAGGGGATGATGAATTGCCGATATCAGGAGTGCTTGCTTTACCTTTCATG GTGCGGGGGCTGAAAAAGAGAAAAGATGCTGCTGACGAGGAAGCAAAACTTGCTCTTGAAGAGTATGAGTCATCTTTGAAGCAGTTGGGTGATACAAGTAAGTCTAGAAGCTCAGACAAGGAGGCCAAGGGTGCCTCAAGTGGTAGGAGGGTGTTTGGTGCTCCTGAAAAAGGGGTTAATGGAACAACAAAGAAGGAAAAAGTGAATAACTACTATGGTGATAGTGACAGTGAAAGTGATGCTGAGGCCAACGCAGATGATAATACTCTCAATGATCAATCTGGAAAATCTCTAAAAGAGATGGATATTAACCCTAGTATACTTCGGGAAGAATTTGGTTTTAGTCACGATTCAGTATTTAAG AGCTTTAGAGATGCCGAAGATCCTGAACCTAAGGCAGCTTATGAAGTTGCTTATCTATCTTCTGATACCTGGAAAAAG GTAAGAAAACCATCGAACGCTGTGAAAGGATCTGAAGCTGACCTAAACGTTCGCAAGCCTGGAATTGTAGCACAAACAGATAAGGATCCGGAATCCGAG GATGATGATGAAGATTCTGGTAGTGATAGTGAAGAGGAAATGGTAGATGGAATATTATCTTCAGGCCCTAAGTCCACTTATGAACTTCCATCTCAAGCGGAACTCATACAACGGGCTTTCGCTGGTGATGATGTAGAAGAAGATTTTATAAAACAAAAAGAGGCTGTGTTGGATGAGGAAAATCCAGAGCCAGAAAAACCAGTTTTACTTCCTGGCTGGGGTCAGTGGACTGGCGTCCAAAAGAAGAGGGGTTTACCTTCTTGGATGTTGAAAGAGCATGAGGCTGCAAAGCAGAAAAGGGACGAATCTCTGAAGAGGAGAAAGGATGCACATCTTAATAATGTCATCATCTCAGAGAAGCTTGGTAAAAAG GCTGAGAAACTCCATACGAAGACGCTGCCTTATCCTTACACATCAAAGGAAGTATTCGAACAAAGTATCCGGATGCCAATTGGTCCCGAATTCAACCCAGTGACTGCCATCGGAGCACTCAACCGCCCAGAG GTGGTGAAGAAAGCCGGTGTAATAATCAAACCAATTGAATATGAGGATGTGAGTGTCCATGAGAGAGGCGAAGGCCACAAGCGTAGCGCTCCGAAACAAGGGAAATGTAACGGTAAAAACCGTTCAAGGAAATAG
- the LOC121759102 gene encoding 60S ribosomal protein L6-like yields the protein MAPKQKTRNPELIPGVRKVSRSKMYHKRGLWAIKAKNGGKFPVHAKQEAAAVVEEKKPKFYPADDIKKPLSNKRKPKPTKLRASVTPGTVLIILTGRFKGKRVVFLKQLTSGLLLITGPYKVNGVPLRRVNQAYVIGTSTKVDISGVDVSKFDDKYFGKQVEKKKKKGETEFFEADKQEKNTLPAEKKDDQKAVDAPLLKALESVPDLKAYLGARFSLKAGMKPHELVF from the exons ATGGCGCCCAAGCAAAAAACCCGCAATCCGGAGCTCATTCCCGGAGTTCGCAAGGTTTCCCGCTCCAAGatgtaccacaaacgcggcttATGGGCTATCAAGGCCAAAAATGGCGGCAAATTCCCCGTCCACGCCAAgcaggaggctgccgccgtcgTCGAGGAGAAGAAGCCTAAGTTTTACCCAGCTGATGACATTAAGAAGCCGCTTTCCAACAAGCGCAAGCCTAAGCCTACCAAGCTCAG gGCGAGTGTTACTCCCGGAACAGTGTTGATTATTTTGACCGGGAGGTTTAAGGGGAAGAGAGTCGTGTTCTTGAAGCAGCTCACTTCTGGATTGCTTCTTATCACTG GTCCATACAAGGTTAATGGGGTTCCCCTAAGGCGTGTCAACCAGGCCTATGTCATTGGAACCTCCACCAAGGTCGACATTTCTGGTGTTGATGTGTCCAAGTTTGATGACAAGTACTTTGGCAAACAagttgagaagaagaagaagaagggagaGACTGAGTTCTTTGAGGCCGACAAACAG GAAAAGAACACACTGCCAGCTGAGAAGAAGGATGACCAGAAGGCTGTTGATGCCCCGTTGTTAAAGGCTTTGGAATCTGTCCCAGATTTGAAGGCTTATTTGGGAGCAAGGTTCTCGTTGAAGGCTGGCATGAAGCCACATGAGTTAGTGTTTTAG
- the LOC121767948 gene encoding MICOS complex subunit MIC10-like isoform X2, which yields MVENKAEIPEKYDLNAKWDACLDLSLRRFVYSSFTGGFAGLLLFRSPVTRWASVAFGAGLGIGSAYSECAHKFNTSSPKFTPYVSETPMPEVS from the exons ATGGTTGAAAACAAAGCTGAGATTCCAGAGAAATACGATTTGAATGCGAAATGGGATGCCTGTCTCGATTTAAGCTTGCGCCGCTTCGTGTACTCGTCATTCACCGGGGGTTTCGCTGGACTTCTTCTCTTCC GAAGTCCTGTAACACGCTGGGCTTCGGTAGCATTTGGTGCCGGGCTGGGGATCGGCTCTGCATACTCTGAGTGTGCTCATAAGTTTAATACTTCTTCACCGAAATTTACTCCTTACGTTTCTGAGACTCCTATGCCAGAGGTGA GCTAG
- the LOC121767948 gene encoding MICOS complex subunit MIC10-like isoform X1: MVENKAEIPEKYDLNAKWDACLDLSLRRFVYSSFTGGFAGLLLFRSPVTRWASVAFGAGLGIGSAYSECAHKFNTSSPKFTPYVSETPMPEARDE; encoded by the exons ATGGTTGAAAACAAAGCTGAGATTCCAGAGAAATACGATTTGAATGCGAAATGGGATGCCTGTCTCGATTTAAGCTTGCGCCGCTTCGTGTACTCGTCATTCACCGGGGGTTTCGCTGGACTTCTTCTCTTCC GAAGTCCTGTAACACGCTGGGCTTCGGTAGCATTTGGTGCCGGGCTGGGGATCGGCTCTGCATACTCTGAGTGTGCTCATAAGTTTAATACTTCTTCACCGAAATTTACTCCTTACGTTTCTGAGACTCCTATGCCAGAG GCTAGAGATGAATAA